TCGGGGCCGCCGGGCCTCGGCAAGACCACGCTGGCCACCATCATGGCCAACGAGATGGGCGCCCAGCTGGTCACCACGGCCGGCCCCTCGCTGGAGCGGGGCGGCGATCTCATGGGGATCCTCACCAACCTGGGCGAGCGCGACGTCCTCTTCATCGACGAGATCCATCGGCTCCCGCGCATCGTGGAGGAGCTGCTGTACCCGGCCATGGAGGATTTCGCGGTCAACTTCGTGATGGACAAGGGGCTCAACGCCAAGAGCATGCGCATCCCGCTGCGCCCCTTCACCCTGGTGGCCGCCACCACGCGGCCGGGGATGCTCACCTCGCCGCTCCGCGAGCGCTTCGGGATCTTCCACCACCTGGATTTCTACGGCGTCGAGGACCTCACCTCCATCGTCCTCCGGTCGGCCTCCATCCTCGGCGCCGCCGTCGACGGGAACGGGGCCGAGGCCATCGCCCGCCGCTCTCGCGGCACGCCGCGCATCGCCAACCGGCTCCTGCGCCGGGTCCGCGACTACGCCCAGGTGAAGGGGGACGGGACGGTGACGGCCGTGGTGGCCCGGGACGCGCTGGATCGCGAGGGGGTGGACGCCGCGGGGCTCGACCGGCTGGACCGGCGTTTCCTCGGCGCCATCATGGAGCAGTACGGCGGCGGGCCCGTCGGCCTCGAGGCCATTGCCGCCACCATCAACGACGAGGCGGAGACGCTGGCCGAGGTCGTGGAGCCCTTCCTCCTGAAGATCGGCTTCCTCGTGCGCAGCCCCAACGGGCGCAAGGCCACGACGGCCGCCTATGCCCATCTCGGCCGCGCCCTGCCCCCTTCCCCCACCGGCCAGCGCGAGCTCCCCCTCTGACTGGCGAGGCGCAGCCGGAGACGAGCCGAGCGCACATGGAGGTTCCCCGAGCGGAGCGAGGCGGGTCAGCCCGAGCACGCGCAGGAGGCGGCCTGCGTGTCTGACCTCGGGAAAATCCTCGTGGTTTTCGGGGCGGTCATGATAGTCCTGGGGGCAATCCTGCTCTTCGCGGGAAATCTCTCAGGGAAGGTGCCATGGATCGGACGGCTGCCCGGGGACATCTACATCGAGCGCGGCACCTGGAGCTTCTACTTCCCTCTCGCCACCTGCATCATCATCTCGATCGCCCTCACCCTGATCTTCACGCTCCTCGGCCGCCGCTAGTGCGGCGCCGGCGCCCCCGGCTTCTCGTCGCTCTCGCCCTCGGCGTCCTCGTGGGTCTCGCAGCGGCTCCCGCGCTCGCGGGGGGCTACATCCGCGTGGCGCTGGCCGACGGCATCCGGGCGGTAGAGCTGGGTGGCGGCCCGCTGGCCATCCAGGACGCGGGGGGCCGGCCGCTCACCGCGGAGCGGCCCACGTGGATCCGCCTGATCCCGGTCAACGGCAGCGTCGAGGTGCGCGGCCTGCGCGTCACCGGCCTCCGCGCCGGCGCCATCCGTGTGGTGAGCGCCAACGGCGGGGCCATGCGGTGGAACGGCCGCGAGTACCCCGGCGCCATCGACGTCCGCCGCGCGGCCGACGGGCTCCTGGTCGTCAACGAGCTGCCGCTGGAAGACTACCTCATGGGCGCGGTCAAGGCCGAGGCCGGGGAGCGCATGCCGATCGAGATGCTCAAGGCCCAGGCCATCGTGGCGCGCACCTACGCGGCGTTCCACCGCCGGCTGAACGCCGGCAAGCCCTACCAGATCGTCGCGGCCACCGCGCACCAGCAGTACGCGGGCAGGGTCGGTGCCGAGTCGCCGATCTGGGCGGCGGTGAGAGCGACCGAGGGGCAGGTGCTCCTCTGGGAGGGCGACCTCTTCCCGGCCTTCTATCACACCGACAGCGGCGGCCACACGGAAGATCCCCGCGCGGTCTTCGCCGCCTCGAACATGCCCGCGCTCCGGCCGGTGCGCATCGAGTTCCCCTCGGAGTCGCCGCATCACCTGTGGGCGCTGGACCTGCCGCTCGCCGACCTCGGGGCCTTGCTCCGCAAGGGGGGCGTCTCGGTGGGGCGCCTCATCGCCCTCGAGGTCCTCGAGCGGAGCGTGTCGCTGCGCGTGGCCCGGATCGCCGTCCGCGGCATGAGCGGCACGGTGGTGCTGCGAGGCAACGACTTCCGCAGGCTCGT
This is a stretch of genomic DNA from Candidatus Rokuibacteriota bacterium. It encodes these proteins:
- a CDS encoding DUF2905 domain-containing protein, translating into MSDLGKILVVFGAVMIVLGAILLFAGNLSGKVPWIGRLPGDIYIERGTWSFYFPLATCIIISIALTLIFTLLGRR
- the ruvB gene encoding Holliday junction branch migration DNA helicase RuvB, which translates into the protein MSRVALPEEAQIERQLRPQRLHEYVGQRATVESLRISVEAARRRGEPLDHVLLSGPPGLGKTTLATIMANEMGAQLVTTAGPSLERGGDLMGILTNLGERDVLFIDEIHRLPRIVEELLYPAMEDFAVNFVMDKGLNAKSMRIPLRPFTLVAATTRPGMLTSPLRERFGIFHHLDFYGVEDLTSIVLRSASILGAAVDGNGAEAIARRSRGTPRIANRLLRRVRDYAQVKGDGTVTAVVARDALDREGVDAAGLDRLDRRFLGAIMEQYGGGPVGLEAIAATINDEAETLAEVVEPFLLKIGFLVRSPNGRKATTAAYAHLGRALPPSPTGQRELPL
- a CDS encoding SpoIID/LytB domain-containing protein — its product is MRRRRPRLLVALALGVLVGLAAAPALAGGYIRVALADGIRAVELGGGPLAIQDAGGRPLTAERPTWIRLIPVNGSVEVRGLRVTGLRAGAIRVVSANGGAMRWNGREYPGAIDVRRAADGLLVVNELPLEDYLMGAVKAEAGERMPIEMLKAQAIVARTYAAFHRRLNAGKPYQIVAATAHQQYAGRVGAESPIWAAVRATEGQVLLWEGDLFPAFYHTDSGGHTEDPRAVFAASNMPALRPVRIEFPSESPHHLWALDLPLADLGALLRKGGVSVGRLIALEVLERSVSLRVARIAVRGMSGTVVLRGNDFRRLVGYDTLKSTLFAVAVDGAHARFAGRGYGHGVGMDQASARTMAQLGYSAQQILEYHYPGAAFATLQ